The Mycolicibacterium doricum genome includes a region encoding these proteins:
- a CDS encoding queuosine precursor transporter, with product MTEPAHRGSAAVGSAYYPTLVAVFTGLVLISNVAATKGVAFGPLLTDGGFLVFPLTYVIGDVLSEVYGFRAARRAVFIGFAMQALAVVVLWTTVRLPGAPDYANQEALATTVAAITGLAIAGLSGFLVGQLVNAWVVVRIKQCTKEQHLWARLLGSTVVGQFADTLVFCAIAAPIIGFGNMGAFALYAALGWVYKTVIEAAMLPVTYRVIATIKRREPTYEPVG from the coding sequence CCCACCGAGGTTCCGCAGCGGTGGGTTCCGCCTATTACCCGACTCTGGTCGCCGTCTTCACCGGCCTGGTGCTGATCTCGAACGTCGCAGCCACCAAGGGCGTGGCGTTCGGGCCACTGCTGACCGACGGCGGCTTCCTGGTCTTCCCGCTCACCTACGTCATCGGTGACGTGCTCAGCGAGGTGTACGGCTTCCGTGCCGCGCGACGGGCGGTATTCATCGGCTTCGCCATGCAGGCGCTGGCGGTGGTGGTGCTGTGGACGACGGTGCGCCTGCCCGGCGCCCCCGACTACGCCAACCAGGAGGCGCTGGCCACCACGGTGGCGGCGATCACCGGGCTGGCGATCGCGGGGCTGTCCGGCTTTCTCGTCGGCCAGCTCGTCAATGCCTGGGTGGTGGTGCGGATCAAACAGTGCACCAAGGAACAGCACCTGTGGGCGCGATTGCTCGGATCGACCGTGGTGGGGCAGTTCGCCGACACGCTGGTGTTCTGTGCGATAGCCGCACCGATCATCGGTTTCGGCAACATGGGCGCGTTCGCGCTGTACGCGGCACTCGGCTGGGTCTACAAGACGGTGATCGAAGCGGCGATGCTGCCGGTGACCTACCGGGTGATCGCCACGATCAAGCGTCGAGAACCGACCTACGAACCCGTGGGCTGA
- a CDS encoding sirohydrochlorin chelatase — MRRILVAHGTRKPCGVALIGEIADRVGATLGSPVGIAFVDVLGPTPTDVLRATGDRPTVLVPAFLSRGYHVGSDIPAHVAASGHPDVTVADPLGPDPQLVRVLGDRLVQSGWTPGDSVVLAAAGTSDSLALRDLHTTAASLSALTGARVDLAFAATGRPRIDEAVTVARRRGAHRVVVASYLLSEGLFQDRLRASGADIVTDPLGTHPGLVRLIASRFRRARIPVAA, encoded by the coding sequence GTGAGACGCATTCTCGTCGCCCACGGCACCCGGAAACCCTGTGGCGTGGCGCTGATCGGTGAGATCGCCGACCGCGTCGGCGCCACCCTCGGGTCGCCGGTCGGCATCGCCTTCGTCGACGTGCTTGGCCCGACCCCCACCGATGTCCTCCGCGCGACGGGCGACCGCCCAACCGTCTTGGTGCCCGCGTTCCTCTCCCGCGGCTACCACGTCGGCAGCGATATCCCGGCCCATGTCGCCGCCAGCGGGCACCCGGACGTCACGGTGGCCGACCCGCTGGGGCCCGACCCGCAGCTGGTGCGGGTGCTGGGCGACCGACTTGTCCAATCCGGTTGGACACCGGGCGATTCGGTTGTTCTCGCCGCGGCGGGCACCTCGGATTCGCTCGCTCTGCGTGATCTGCACACGACCGCCGCATCGTTGTCGGCGCTCACCGGTGCCCGAGTCGACCTGGCGTTCGCCGCCACCGGCCGGCCGCGCATCGACGAAGCCGTCACCGTGGCCCGCCGGCGCGGCGCCCACCGTGTGGTGGTGGCGTCATACCTGTTGTCCGAAGGCCTGTTCCAGGACCGGCTACGGGCCAGCGGCGCCGACATCGTCACCGACCCGCTGGGCACTCACCCGGGACTCGTACGGCTTATCGCCAGCCGGTTCCGCCGGGCCCGGATCCCCGTCGCGGCCTAG
- a CDS encoding GAF and ANTAR domain-containing protein, giving the protein MIVHDGRLEEAIEEYVRRYARRARADMTSALAALTALAVEQVPAVDHAGVTLVTEGGIVRCLAATDGHPLVLDNIQRGCGQGPCLDAATSRQIFGIADLQAERRWPRFTAKAVASTPVRALLAFPVFDRGDTYAALNLYADRPGMFDSRVQDAGAMIAARIAETLTAGQGRGKSVRSARTDAINEAKNLLMRRFSIDVAQAFALLVKLAKQQNDSIEAVARELLSGRA; this is encoded by the coding sequence ATGATCGTGCACGACGGCCGTCTCGAGGAGGCGATCGAGGAGTACGTCCGACGCTATGCCCGCCGAGCGCGGGCGGATATGACGTCGGCCCTTGCGGCGCTGACTGCGCTGGCCGTGGAGCAGGTGCCTGCCGTCGACCACGCCGGCGTGACGCTGGTGACCGAGGGCGGCATCGTCCGGTGCCTGGCCGCCACCGACGGGCACCCGCTCGTGCTGGACAACATCCAGCGTGGCTGCGGTCAGGGCCCGTGCCTGGACGCGGCCACCAGCCGGCAGATCTTCGGTATCGCCGACCTCCAGGCCGAGAGACGGTGGCCGCGATTCACCGCCAAGGCGGTCGCCAGCACGCCGGTGCGTGCGCTGCTGGCATTCCCGGTCTTCGACCGCGGCGACACCTACGCCGCGCTCAATCTCTACGCCGACCGCCCGGGGATGTTCGATTCCCGCGTGCAGGATGCCGGTGCCATGATCGCTGCTCGGATCGCGGAGACCCTGACGGCGGGGCAGGGCCGTGGCAAGTCGGTCCGTTCCGCCCGCACCGACGCCATCAACGAGGCGAAGAACCTGCTGATGAGGCGGTTCAGCATCGACGTTGCGCAGGCCTTCGCGCTGCTGGTGAAGCTTGCCAAGCAGCAGAACGATTCCATCGAGGCGGTAGCCCGCGAACTTCTGTCGGGCAGAGCCTAG
- a CDS encoding uroporphyrinogen-III synthase, whose protein sequence is MSEPEWAPLTGFRVAVTSARRAEELSALLRRRGATVSSAAAIAMVPLPDDDELRAHTQSLIDTPPDIVIATTGIGMRGWIAAADGWGVAAELTAALQRARIVSRGPKATGALRAAGLPEEWSPDSESSREVLRYLLDGGIAGQRIAVQLHGATDDWDPFPEFLDELRAVGAEVVPIRVYRWRPAPRNGEFDQLVAGIADEKFDAVSFTSAPAVASVLMRASELGVADRVLTALRTNVHAMCVGPVTARPLVRVGVPTSAPERMRLGALARHITDELPLLQSRTVRVAGHLLEIRGTCVLVDGVVKSLAPAGMATIRALAHRPGAVVSRTDLLGALPGSGTDTHAVETAVLRLRTTLGDKQIVSTVVKRGYRLAVDEEPADAL, encoded by the coding sequence ATGAGTGAGCCTGAGTGGGCACCGCTCACCGGATTCCGGGTGGCGGTGACCTCTGCCCGCCGCGCCGAGGAGCTGAGCGCACTGCTGCGCCGCCGCGGTGCCACTGTCTCGAGCGCGGCGGCGATCGCGATGGTGCCGCTACCCGACGACGACGAATTGCGCGCCCACACCCAGTCGCTGATCGACACACCGCCCGACATCGTGATCGCGACCACCGGTATCGGGATGCGCGGCTGGATCGCCGCCGCGGACGGCTGGGGCGTGGCCGCCGAACTGACCGCGGCGCTGCAACGGGCCCGCATCGTCTCCCGCGGGCCGAAGGCGACGGGTGCGCTGCGAGCTGCCGGCCTGCCCGAAGAGTGGTCACCGGATTCCGAGTCGTCCCGGGAGGTGCTGCGGTACCTGCTCGACGGGGGCATCGCCGGGCAGCGGATCGCGGTACAGCTGCACGGCGCAACCGACGACTGGGACCCCTTCCCCGAGTTCCTCGACGAACTGCGCGCTGTGGGCGCCGAAGTTGTGCCGATCCGCGTGTACCGCTGGCGGCCGGCTCCCCGCAACGGTGAGTTCGACCAGTTGGTGGCCGGCATCGCCGACGAGAAGTTCGACGCCGTCAGCTTCACGTCGGCACCCGCGGTGGCGTCGGTGCTCATGCGGGCCTCCGAGTTGGGTGTGGCGGACCGCGTGCTGACTGCGCTGCGCACCAATGTCCACGCGATGTGCGTCGGCCCGGTCACCGCGCGTCCACTGGTCCGGGTCGGGGTTCCGACGTCGGCCCCGGAGCGGATGCGGTTGGGCGCGCTGGCCCGCCACATCACCGACGAACTCCCGCTGTTGCAGTCACGCACCGTGCGCGTCGCCGGGCACCTGCTCGAAATCCGCGGCACCTGCGTGCTGGTGGACGGTGTGGTGAAATCGCTGGCCCCGGCGGGGATGGCCACCATCCGTGCACTCGCCCACCGGCCGGGGGCGGTGGTGTCGCGCACCGACTTGCTCGGCGCCCTGCCCGGTAGCGGTACCGACACCCATGCCGTGGAGACCGCGGTGCTGCGACTGCGAACCACTTTGGGCGACAAGCAGATCGTGTCCACTGTCGTCAAGCGTGGCTACCGGCTCGCCGTCGACGAGGAGCCGGCAGACGCACTGTGA
- the nirB gene encoding nitrite reductase large subunit NirB — protein MLSTKNVVVVGHGMVGHRFVEALRARDDAGAWRVTVLAEETDAAYDRVGLTGYTEHWDRALLALAGNDYAGDDLVDLRLGQRVTSIDRDAGTVTTADGTTVGYDALVLATGSYAFVPPVPGRDLPACHVYRTFDDLDAIRADAARAHERNRAPVGVVIGGGLLGLEAANALRGFGLTAHVVERSPRLMCQQLDDAGGALLSRMIADLGIEVHLDVSTEAIAPAQRNRPLRRSREDDSLRVILGDGSFIDAGVVVFAAGVRPRDELARDAGLQTAERGGVLTDLGCRTSDPNIYAVGEVAAIEGHCYGLVGPGYTSAEVVADRLLGGAAEFPEPDMSTKLKLLGVDVASFGDAMGQTPDCLEVVVNDAVNQTYAKLVLSDDAKTLLGGVLVGDASAYGVLRPMIGEQLPGDPMALIAPAGSGGTDGGLGVGALPAAAQICSCNNVTKGDVTDAIADGCCDVAGLKACTKAGTSCGSCVPLLKQLLEAEGVEQSKALCEHFAHSRAELFEIVSATAIRTFSGLLERFGTGKGCDICKPTVASILASTSSEHILDGEQAALQDSNDHFLANIQRNGSYSVVPRVPGGDITAEQLILIGEIARDFDLYTKITGGQRIDLFGARVEQLPEIWRRLVEGGMESGHAYGKALRTVKSCVGSDWCRYGQQDSVQMAINLELRYRGLRAPHKIKMGVSGCARECAEARAKDVGVIATEHGWNLYVGGNGGMTPKHAQLLAGNLDDETLIRYIDRFLMFYIRTADRLQRTAPWVEQLGLDHLREVVCEDSLGLAREFETAMASHVEGYACEWKGVLEDPDKLSRFVSFVNAPDVPDPTVAFTEHAGRKVPVQMGMPTVRPIEEAPIEETPIEETPIEETL, from the coding sequence ATGCTGTCAACGAAGAACGTCGTGGTCGTCGGCCACGGCATGGTCGGGCACCGGTTCGTCGAAGCGCTGCGTGCGCGCGACGACGCGGGTGCCTGGCGGGTCACCGTGCTCGCCGAGGAAACCGACGCCGCCTACGACCGGGTGGGTCTGACCGGGTACACCGAGCACTGGGACCGCGCGCTGCTGGCGCTCGCCGGCAACGACTACGCCGGCGACGACCTGGTCGACCTGCGCCTGGGGCAGCGGGTCACCTCGATCGACCGAGACGCCGGCACCGTGACGACTGCCGACGGGACGACGGTCGGCTACGACGCGCTGGTGCTGGCGACCGGTTCGTACGCCTTCGTGCCGCCGGTGCCCGGGCGCGACCTACCCGCCTGTCACGTCTACCGCACGTTCGACGACCTCGACGCGATCCGTGCCGACGCAGCCCGCGCACACGAGAGAAACCGCGCACCGGTTGGCGTCGTCATCGGTGGTGGTCTGCTCGGCCTGGAGGCCGCGAACGCGTTGCGTGGGTTCGGGCTTACCGCCCATGTCGTGGAGCGGTCGCCGCGCCTGATGTGCCAACAACTCGACGACGCGGGCGGTGCGCTGCTGAGCAGGATGATCGCCGATCTTGGCATCGAGGTCCACCTCGACGTCAGCACCGAGGCGATCGCACCGGCGCAGCGCAACCGGCCACTGCGGCGTTCCCGAGAGGACGACTCGCTACGGGTGATTCTGGGCGACGGGTCGTTCATCGACGCGGGCGTCGTGGTCTTCGCTGCCGGGGTCAGACCGCGCGACGAGCTCGCCCGTGACGCGGGGCTGCAGACCGCCGAGCGCGGCGGCGTGCTCACCGACCTGGGCTGCCGCACCAGCGATCCCAACATCTATGCGGTGGGCGAGGTCGCCGCGATCGAGGGCCATTGCTACGGGCTGGTGGGTCCGGGCTACACGAGCGCCGAAGTGGTGGCCGACCGGCTGCTGGGTGGGGCCGCGGAGTTCCCCGAGCCCGACATGTCGACCAAGCTCAAGTTGCTCGGCGTCGACGTGGCGAGCTTCGGCGACGCGATGGGGCAGACCCCGGACTGCCTCGAGGTGGTGGTCAACGACGCGGTCAACCAGACGTACGCCAAGCTGGTGCTCTCCGACGACGCCAAGACGCTGCTCGGCGGAGTGCTGGTCGGCGACGCTTCGGCGTACGGCGTGCTACGGCCGATGATCGGCGAGCAACTGCCGGGTGACCCCATGGCGCTGATCGCGCCCGCCGGTTCGGGCGGCACCGACGGCGGGCTGGGCGTCGGCGCACTGCCCGCGGCCGCGCAGATCTGCTCGTGCAACAACGTCACCAAGGGTGACGTCACGGACGCTATCGCCGACGGCTGCTGCGACGTCGCCGGGCTCAAAGCGTGCACCAAGGCAGGCACGTCGTGCGGATCGTGTGTCCCGCTGCTCAAACAACTGCTCGAGGCCGAGGGCGTCGAGCAGTCGAAGGCGTTGTGCGAGCACTTCGCTCACTCGCGCGCGGAACTGTTCGAGATCGTCTCTGCCACGGCGATCCGCACGTTCTCCGGACTACTCGAGCGCTTCGGCACCGGGAAGGGTTGCGACATCTGTAAACCCACCGTCGCATCGATCCTCGCATCGACCAGCTCCGAGCACATCCTCGACGGCGAACAGGCCGCGCTACAGGACTCCAACGACCACTTCCTGGCCAATATCCAACGCAACGGCAGCTATTCGGTGGTGCCGCGGGTGCCGGGCGGCGACATCACTGCCGAACAACTGATTCTGATCGGCGAGATCGCCCGCGACTTCGACCTGTACACGAAGATCACCGGCGGCCAGCGGATCGACCTGTTCGGTGCCCGTGTGGAGCAGCTGCCGGAGATCTGGCGCCGGCTCGTCGAGGGTGGGATGGAGTCGGGCCACGCCTACGGCAAGGCGCTGCGCACCGTGAAGAGCTGCGTGGGCAGCGACTGGTGCCGGTACGGCCAACAGGATTCGGTCCAGATGGCGATCAACCTGGAACTGCGCTACCGGGGCCTGCGTGCCCCGCACAAGATCAAGATGGGTGTCTCGGGGTGCGCCCGCGAATGCGCGGAGGCGCGGGCCAAGGACGTCGGCGTCATCGCCACCGAGCACGGCTGGAATCTGTACGTAGGCGGCAACGGCGGAATGACCCCCAAGCACGCTCAGCTGCTCGCCGGCAACCTCGACGACGAGACCCTGATCCGCTACATCGACCGGTTCCTGATGTTCTACATCCGCACCGCGGATCGCCTGCAGCGCACCGCTCCGTGGGTGGAACAACTGGGACTGGACCACCTGCGCGAAGTCGTCTGCGAGGACTCCCTCGGTCTGGCAAGAGAATTCGAGACGGCGATGGCAAGTCACGTCGAGGGCTACGCGTGCGAGTGGAAGGGGGTGCTCGAAGACCCGGACAAGCTGTCGCGATTCGTGTCCTTCGTCAACGCGCCTGATGTGCCCGACCCCACCGTCGCCTTCACCGAGCACGCCGGCCGCAAGGTGCCGGTTCAGATGGGAATGCCCACCGTCCGCCCCATTGAGGAGGCCCCGATTGAGGAGACCCCGATTGAGGAGACCCCGATTGAGGAGACACTGTGA
- a CDS encoding GNAT family N-acetyltransferase: MLPQLVNDNRAHGVVHTARLVHTADLDKQTREGARRMVTDAFGGEFTDDDWEHALGGMHALICSHSALIAHAAVVQRRLLYGAAALRCGYIEAVAVREDCRGQGLGSAVMDACEQVIRGAYQLGALSTSTIAEPMYRARGWKPWQGPTSVLSPGGRARTPGDDGSVFVYPVASALEFTDLDTTAELTCDWRHGDVW, from the coding sequence GTGCTGCCGCAGCTTGTCAATGACAATCGCGCTCACGGGGTGGTCCACACCGCGCGGCTCGTGCACACCGCGGATCTGGACAAGCAGACCCGCGAAGGCGCCCGGCGTATGGTCACCGACGCCTTCGGCGGTGAGTTCACCGACGACGACTGGGAGCACGCACTCGGCGGTATGCATGCGCTGATCTGCAGCCACAGCGCGCTGATCGCCCACGCCGCGGTGGTGCAGCGCCGGCTCCTCTACGGTGCCGCGGCACTGCGGTGCGGCTACATCGAAGCCGTGGCCGTGCGCGAAGACTGCCGCGGGCAAGGGCTGGGCAGCGCCGTGATGGACGCCTGCGAACAGGTGATCCGCGGCGCCTACCAACTGGGCGCGCTGTCGACCTCCACCATCGCCGAGCCGATGTACCGGGCGCGCGGGTGGAAACCGTGGCAGGGGCCGACATCGGTGCTGTCCCCCGGTGGACGCGCGCGGACCCCCGGTGACGACGGATCCGTGTTCGTCTACCCGGTCGCCTCGGCTCTGGAGTTCACCGACCTCGACACCACCGCCGAACTGACCTGCGACTGGCGCCACGGCGACGTCTGGTGA
- a CDS encoding Hsp20/alpha crystallin family protein, translated as MSNVALRVRPAWDLDRWVRDFFGPAAADDWFAGAAAGFNPAAEIARDGDDAVVRVELPGVDVDKDVTVEVDSGQLVIHGERRDERSEENDGRTLREMRYGSFRRSFRLPQHVTGDAISASYDAGVLTVRVAGAYAGAQPQRIAIENK; from the coding sequence ATGAGCAACGTGGCCTTGCGGGTGCGACCAGCGTGGGATCTGGATCGTTGGGTTCGTGACTTCTTCGGTCCGGCGGCGGCCGACGACTGGTTCGCCGGTGCGGCTGCGGGCTTCAATCCCGCCGCCGAGATTGCCCGGGACGGTGACGACGCGGTCGTCCGAGTGGAACTGCCCGGCGTCGACGTCGACAAGGACGTCACCGTGGAGGTCGACAGTGGCCAACTCGTCATCCACGGTGAGCGCCGCGACGAACGCAGCGAGGAGAATGACGGCCGGACGCTTCGCGAAATGCGGTACGGATCCTTCCGCAGGTCGTTCCGGCTTCCGCAGCACGTCACCGGCGACGCCATCTCGGCGTCGTATGACGCCGGTGTGCTGACCGTCCGAGTGGCCGGCGCCTACGCCGGGGCTCAGCCGCAGCGCATCGCGATCGAGAACAAGTAA
- a CDS encoding DUF2231 domain-containing protein, protein MNIHRILARVEEVESLDAPADASARVASRFVDGARLGRILRGSWLGHPVHPLLVTLPIGTWMTSVVFDVVFDDVATARRLVGVGLAATPPTVLAGWADYALLNKRQQRVGLVHATSNGLGATFFGLAYRAYRKDRVRAARMYSLLGLGAISVGGALGGHLSYAQGAGMFRWQPVRAVTHRSPVEYRRAA, encoded by the coding sequence ATGAACATCCATCGCATCCTCGCTCGAGTCGAAGAAGTGGAGTCGCTGGACGCACCGGCCGACGCCAGCGCACGCGTCGCGAGCCGTTTCGTCGACGGCGCCCGCCTCGGCCGCATCCTGCGGGGCTCCTGGCTGGGCCACCCCGTCCATCCGCTGTTGGTCACGTTGCCCATCGGCACGTGGATGACGTCGGTGGTCTTCGACGTCGTGTTCGACGACGTCGCCACCGCACGCAGGCTCGTCGGCGTCGGACTGGCGGCGACACCGCCCACCGTTTTGGCCGGATGGGCCGACTACGCGCTGCTCAACAAGCGTCAGCAGCGGGTCGGTCTGGTCCATGCGACGTCGAACGGGCTCGGCGCGACGTTCTTCGGCCTGGCCTACCGCGCCTACCGCAAGGACAGAGTCCGCGCCGCCCGGATGTACAGCCTGCTCGGTCTGGGTGCCATCAGCGTCGGCGGTGCGCTCGGCGGACACCTGTCCTATGCGCAGGGTGCCGGGATGTTCCGCTGGCAGCCCGTGCGGGCGGTCACCCACCGCAGCCCGGTGGAGTACCGGCGCGCCGCCTGA
- a CDS encoding nitrate/nitrite transporter yields the protein MSHRITDWDPEDTAAWEAGNKHIARRNLIWSVAAEHVGFSVWSIWSVMVLFMPEAVYGFSAGDKFLLGATATLVGGCLRIPYTLATAKFGGRNWTVFSAFVLLIPTVGTMVLLANPGLPLWPYLVCAALAGFGGGNFASSMTNINAFYPQRLKGWALGLNAGGGNIGVPAIQLVGLLVIATAGNRQPYWVCAVYLVALAVAGIGAALYMDNLEQHKIDFTAMKNVLRERDTWVISLLYIGTFGSFIGFAFAFGQVLQINFAARGQSPAEASLHAAQIAFVGPLLGSLSRVYGGKLADRTGGGRVTLAVFAGMILAAGVLVTVSTFDDGSPGAGTAATMTGYIVGFIALFLLSGIGNGSVYKMIPSIFEVRSRSLDADPEQRAAWSRAMSGALIGFAGAIGALGGVGINLALRQSYLSSGSATAAFWVFAVFYVAASAVTWVMYVRRPSGDASVDRASRPALART from the coding sequence ATGTCGCACCGCATCACCGACTGGGACCCCGAGGACACGGCCGCCTGGGAAGCCGGCAACAAGCACATCGCCCGCCGCAACCTGATCTGGTCGGTGGCCGCCGAGCACGTCGGCTTCTCCGTGTGGTCGATCTGGTCGGTCATGGTGTTGTTCATGCCCGAGGCCGTCTACGGGTTCTCGGCGGGCGACAAGTTCCTGCTCGGCGCTACCGCCACCCTCGTCGGGGGCTGCCTTCGGATCCCCTACACGCTGGCCACCGCGAAGTTCGGCGGGCGAAACTGGACGGTCTTCTCCGCGTTCGTGCTGCTGATCCCGACGGTCGGCACGATGGTGTTGCTCGCCAATCCGGGTCTGCCCCTGTGGCCGTACCTGGTGTGCGCGGCGCTGGCCGGCTTCGGTGGCGGCAACTTCGCCTCCTCGATGACGAACATCAACGCCTTCTACCCGCAGCGCCTCAAGGGCTGGGCACTGGGCCTCAACGCCGGTGGCGGCAACATCGGGGTGCCGGCGATCCAGCTGGTCGGTCTCCTCGTCATCGCCACGGCGGGCAACCGGCAGCCGTACTGGGTGTGCGCGGTCTACCTGGTCGCCCTGGCCGTCGCCGGTATCGGCGCGGCGCTGTACATGGACAACCTCGAACAACACAAGATCGACTTCACCGCGATGAAAAACGTTCTGCGCGAACGCGACACGTGGGTGATCTCGCTCCTCTACATCGGCACGTTCGGCTCCTTCATCGGGTTCGCCTTCGCGTTCGGCCAGGTCCTGCAGATCAACTTCGCCGCCCGCGGGCAAAGCCCCGCCGAGGCGTCGCTGCACGCCGCGCAGATCGCGTTCGTCGGCCCGCTGCTGGGCTCGTTGTCGCGGGTGTACGGCGGCAAACTGGCCGACCGCACCGGCGGCGGCCGGGTCACCCTGGCGGTGTTCGCCGGCATGATCCTGGCAGCCGGGGTGCTGGTGACCGTCAGCACCTTCGACGACGGCAGCCCCGGTGCGGGCACCGCGGCCACGATGACCGGCTACATCGTCGGGTTCATCGCGCTGTTCCTGCTGTCGGGTATCGGCAACGGGTCGGTGTACAAGATGATCCCCTCGATCTTCGAGGTGCGCAGTCGGTCACTGGACGCGGATCCGGAGCAGCGCGCCGCGTGGTCACGTGCCATGTCCGGGGCGCTCATCGGCTTCGCCGGCGCCATCGGCGCGCTCGGCGGGGTAGGCATCAACCTCGCGCTCCGGCAGTCCTACCTGTCGAGCGGTTCGGCCACCGCCGCCTTCTGGGTCTTCGCGGTGTTCTACGTGGCGGCGTCCGCGGTCACCTGGGTGATGTACGTGCGCCGCCCGAGCGGCGACGCCTCGGTCGACCGCGCGTCGCGGCCAGCTCTGGCACGGACGTGA
- the nirD gene encoding nitrite reductase small subunit NirD produces the protein MTLLDDRDERDGPPARGWTVACRYDHLIPCRGVGVLLSDGTQVALFRLDDGSLHAVGNIDPFSGAAVISRGITGDRGGRAMVQSPIKKQAFAFDDGSCLDDPSASLPVYRTRRTVDGFVEIET, from the coding sequence GTGACGCTGCTCGATGACCGCGACGAGCGCGACGGGCCGCCGGCCAGGGGATGGACCGTCGCGTGCCGCTACGATCACTTGATCCCGTGCCGCGGCGTCGGGGTTCTGCTGTCCGACGGCACCCAGGTGGCGTTGTTCCGCCTCGACGACGGGAGCCTGCACGCGGTCGGCAACATCGATCCCTTCTCCGGCGCGGCGGTGATATCGCGCGGCATCACCGGCGACCGGGGCGGCCGGGCGATGGTGCAGTCACCGATCAAGAAGCAGGCGTTCGCCTTCGACGACGGCAGCTGCCTCGACGATCCGTCGGCGTCGCTCCCGGTGTACCGGACGCGGCGAACCGTCGACGGTTTCGTCGAGATCGAGACGTAG